Genomic segment of Verrucomicrobium sp.:
CAACATCTGGCCGATGATCCGCGCGGGCCTCGACAACCTCGACCTGACCAAATACCTCATCGGCCAGGTGCTCCAGTCCCAGGATGACCGGCTGGAGGCGCTGCGCGGCTTCGTCCCGCGCGCGCGGAAGGAGGACTGGAAGCTGGAGGTGGCCGGACAGCGCGTCCAAGTCATCAAGAAGGACGCCAAAAAGGGCGGCGTCCTCCAGTTCGGCACGGAGCTGGTCTGCGCCGGAGACGGCACGCTGGCCGCCCTCCTGGGCGCCTCCCCCGGCGCCTCCACGGCCGTCTCCGTCATGCTCGACATCGTGAAGAAATGCTTCCCCGCCCACCAGGCGCGCCTGGCGGAGATCATCCCCTCCTACGGGAAGTCGCTGGCGCAGGACGCCGCCCTGCTCCAGACCGTGCGGGAACGGACGAACCGCGTCCTGAAGCTGGCCGCCTAGGGCGGCTTAGATCGTCGGGTGCATTTCCTCGGAGAGGCCGAGGAAGTGCCGGACGAAATCGTCCGCCGGGCGCGTCCGCAGCTCGGACGGCGTGCCGATCTGCCGGACCCGCCCCTCCCCCAGCACCGCCACGCGGTCGGCCAGGCGGAAGGCCTCCTCCTGGTCGTGGGTGACGAAGAGGGTGGCCAGCTTCGTCTCGTCGTGGAACTGGCGCAGCCAGAGACACAGCTCCCGCCGCACCTTCGCGTCGAGCGCGCCGAAGGGCTCGTCCAAGAGGAGGAGCCGAGGCTCCACCGCCAGCGCCCGCGCCAGGGCGACGCGCTGCCGCTGCCCGCCGGAGAGCTGGGACGGATAGCGCCCGCCGAAGTCGGCCAGCTGGATCAGCGCCAGCAGCTCCCCCACCCGGCGGGCGATCTCCGCCTTCGGCGGCCGCGCGGCGCGGGGCCGCACCCGCAGGCCGAAGGCGATGTTCTCGAAAACCGTCATATGCTGGAAAAGCGCGTAGTGCTGGAAAACGAATCCCGCCCGCCGCGCGGAGGCGGGGCGATCGGTCACGTCCTCCCCGCCGAACTCGACCCGCCCGCCCGCGTCGGGAAACTCGAGGCCCGCCACGATGCGCAGGAGCGTCGTCTTGCCGGAGCCGCTCGGCCCCAGGAGGGCCAAGAGCTCCCCCGGACGCACGTCCAGGTCAACGCCGCGCAGGGCGCCCGGCCCTCCGGCAGCGTAGGTCTTGCTCACGTTGCGGATGGCGATGTTCATGACGGGGACTCCGGTGCGCGGGCCGCCTCCTCCTGCCGCCGCGCGCCCCACTCCACCGCCGTCTTCAGCGCCAGGGTGACCAGCGCTAGCAGGCAGAGAAGCGAGGCCGCGGCGAAGGCGGCGGCGTATTGGTAATCGTTGTAGAGGACCTCGATGTGAAGGGGCAGCGTGTTCGTCAATCCCCGGATGTGGCCGGAGAGGACGGAGACGGCGCCGAACTCCCCCATCGCCCGCGCGTTGCAGAGGATAACGCCGTAGAGGAGCGCCCACTTCACCTTCGGCAGGGTGATGCGGCGGAGGATCTGCCAGCCGCCGGCCCCCAGGGAATAGGCCGCCTCCTCCTCCGTGACGCCCTGGCTCTCCATGAGCGGGATGAGACTGCGCGCCACGAAAGGGACCGTGACGAAGGTGGTCCCCAGCACGATGCCCGGCAGGGCAAAGACGATGCGGATCCCGTGCGCGTCGAGCCACGGCCAGAGGAACCCGTGCCGCCCGAAGAGGAGGACGTAGACCAGCCCGCCGATGACCGGGGAGACCCAGAGCGGCAGGTCGATGAGGACGGAAAGGACCCG
This window contains:
- a CDS encoding ATP-binding cassette domain-containing protein — its product is MNIAIRNVSKTYAAGGPGALRGVDLDVRPGELLALLGPSGSGKTTLLRIVAGLEFPDAGGRVEFGGEDVTDRPASARRAGFVFQHYALFQHMTVFENIAFGLRVRPRAARPPKAEIARRVGELLALIQLADFGGRYPSQLSGGQRQRVALARALAVEPRLLLLDEPFGALDAKVRRELCLWLRQFHDETKLATLFVTHDQEEAFRLADRVAVLGEGRVRQIGTPSELRTRPADDFVRHFLGLSEEMHPTI
- the cysW gene encoding sulfate ABC transporter permease subunit CysW, which gives rise to MSGLVALPAAAPRARRATADAPPVRALLLAVTAAFLLLFLVVPLGEVFAEAFAQGPGVAWAALRDPDCRAAIGLTLLTAAIAVPLNTAFGIAAAWALTRYRFPGRRVLSVLIDLPLWVSPVIGGLVYVLLFGRHGFLWPWLDAHGIRIVFALPGIVLGTTFVTVPFVARSLIPLMESQGVTEEEAAYSLGAGGWQILRRITLPKVKWALLYGVILCNARAMGEFGAVSVLSGHIRGLTNTLPLHIEVLYNDYQYAAAFAAASLLCLLALVTLALKTAVEWGARRQEEAARAPESPS